TTTGAACGCTCGCGTTCACGACTCCGCATGGCCCTCCCCACCGCCGAACTGGCGATCGGGCTGCTCGTCGTCTGGACGGCGACCGCGTTCGTTCCGTTCGTGCCGAGCGGCGTCCTCGCGGCGCTGACCGTCGTCGGCTACGCGTACACCACCGGCTTCGCCGAGCCGGGCCTCCCCGTGCTGATCGCGCTCGTGCTCGTCTCGCTTCTGGCCTCCGCCGTGGACCTGCTGTCGGGGATGGTCTCCGGGCGGCTCGGCGGCGCGTCGACCCGGACCGTCGTCGTCGGCACGCTGGTCGGCGTCGTGTTGCTGGTTCCGCTCGGCCCGATCGGGCTCGTCGTCGGGCTGTGCGGCACCGTCTTCCTCGCCGCCCTGTACGAGAACGGCGACGAACCCCGCGCCGCCGCCCGACAGGCGGCGTACGCGGCCGTCGGCGTCCTCGCGAGCGCGTTCGTTCAGGCGATCCTGCTCGGCGGCGTCGCGGTCGCGTTCGCGCTCTCGGTCCTCTGACCGAAGGCCCGAACCGGGAACTCCGAACCAGAAGGCCCGGACCTCACGCCGCGACGGAGAAGAGGACGAGGTTGTGGACCGCCGGCCCGAGCCCCATCGCCGCGACGAAGCCGAGGAGGAGGAACCCCTCTCCGGGGGTCTCGCGGACGTACGCCGCGAAGAGCCAGACGACGGCGGTCGCGACCGCGAGCTTCACGAGGAGGAACAGCCACCCCTCGCCCAGCACCGGGACCGGCGGGAGCCCGCCGACTTCCAGGAGGAGCCGCGAGAGGGGGGTGCGCTCGCCGAAGCCGAGTTGGACGGTCCCCACCGCGGTGGAGACCCCGTCGAGCGCGTGGCCGAACACCGCGAGCGCGCCGACGCCGCCGGTGACCGCGGCCTCGGGCCGGAACCGCGTCAGGCCGACCCACGCCGCGCCGGCGACCGGGACGGTGATGGCGAGCGCGACCGCCGACCAGCGCGCCCCCTCGGGGGAGAGCCCGGTGCCGGCCGCGACCGCGACGACGGGGACGACGAGGAGCGCGCCGGCGGCCGCGAGCGTCGCCGCGACGCGGTCCGGGCGGGCGGCGTCGACCGCGAGCCACGCCGCGCCGGCGGCCGCGCCCACGGTCAGGTAGACCGTCGGCGAGCCGGCGAAGGGGGCGACGAGCGGCGGGAGCGCGTCGACGACGTAGAGGACGTGTGCCGCCGAGCCGAGCGCCATCCACGGGGCGAGCGCGAGGACGCGGCGGCCGGTGACCTCGGGTCGGCGGCGGCGGAGCGCGGCGGCGACGCCGCCGGCCGCGAGCAGGACGACGAGGAGGTGCGGCAGGGGCGGGAGCGTCGTCCCCGCGGGGAGGAGGCCGCCGACCATCAGACGGACAGCACGGGCTGGCTCGCGTACAGCAGGACGTACTCCGCGGCCTTCCCGAGTACCTCACCGGGGTCGCCGGAGACCGGCTCGCGCGGGACGACGATGAAGTCGGACTCCAGTTCCTCGGCGGTGTCGAGGACGACGCTGCCGGGGTGGACGGTCTTCACCGAGGTGGAGAAGCCGTTCGCGATGGAGTTGCTGTGAGGGACGCCGGCGGCGTCCGCGCGGCGCGCGACCGAGTCGGTGAACGCCTCGGAGTCGTCGGCCACCTCGCTCTCGTCGACCACGCCGTGGTCGATGGCGCGGACCACGTCCTCGTCGAGCACGTACAGCGCGTGGACGCTCGCCCCGTACTCGCTCGCGAGCGCGATGGCGTAATCGACCGCCTCGTGTGACTCCTCGCTGCCGTCGACGGGCACGAGGACGAGGTCGATGTCGAGATCGGTCATACCCGACCCGTCGGCGGGGGAGGGCAAAAAGCCCGCCCCATGCGGTCGGCTCCGCCCGTCGCGGACCGGTCGGTGCGCCGACCGCGCGTCAGTATCCGGTGAGTTCGCGCTGTCCCGCCTCGCTCCGCTCCGCGGGCGGGACGTTGGTCGCGACGATCTCGTCGACCGCGTCGCGGCCGTCGGCGTCGCTGTTGATCGAGCGGGTCGCGTCCTCGCGGTCG
This genomic stretch from Halorubrum hochsteinianum harbors:
- a CDS encoding DUF456 family protein translates to MALPTAELAIGLLVVWTATAFVPFVPSGVLAALTVVGYAYTTGFAEPGLPVLIALVLVSLLASAVDLLSGMVSGRLGGASTRTVVVGTLVGVVLLVPLGPIGLVVGLCGTVFLAALYENGDEPRAAARQAAYAAVGVLASAFVQAILLGGVAVAFALSVL
- a CDS encoding universal stress protein — its product is MTDLDIDLVLVPVDGSEESHEAVDYAIALASEYGASVHALYVLDEDVVRAIDHGVVDESEVADDSEAFTDSVARRADAAGVPHSNSIANGFSTSVKTVHPGSVVLDTAEELESDFIVVPREPVSGDPGEVLGKAAEYVLLYASQPVLSV
- a CDS encoding DUF63 family protein, whose amino-acid sequence is MVGGLLPAGTTLPPLPHLLVVLLAAGGVAAALRRRRPEVTGRRVLALAPWMALGSAAHVLYVVDALPPLVAPFAGSPTVYLTVGAAAGAAWLAVDAARPDRVAATLAAAGALLVVPVVAVAAGTGLSPEGARWSAVALAITVPVAGAAWVGLTRFRPEAAVTGGVGALAVFGHALDGVSTAVGTVQLGFGERTPLSRLLLEVGGLPPVPVLGEGWLFLLVKLAVATAVVWLFAAYVRETPGEGFLLLGFVAAMGLGPAVHNLVLFSVAA